The following proteins are encoded in a genomic region of Solea senegalensis isolate Sse05_10M linkage group LG5, IFAPA_SoseM_1, whole genome shotgun sequence:
- the anxa1a gene encoding annexin A1a isoform X2, giving the protein MSFIRALLQQTVYLGMPDDSVLMNEGTVRPAPNFSPSADVAALEKAINVKGVDEKTIIDVLVKRSNQQRQQIKQAYQQTTGKPLDSALKSALKGDLEDVVLALLKTPAQYDAQQLKLAMKGLGTEEDTLIEVLASRTNREIEEIKKVYKEDYKKELEDDIRSDTGGDFRAALLALCKAVRTEGVVEQLVDSDARALYEAGEGRKGKDCSAFIEILTTRSAPHLCRVFERYSKYSKVDVAKAIDMEMKGDIENCLTALVKCIGNRPAFFAEKLSVAVKGKKKNILTRIMVSRSEIDLKLIKDEYKKNYGKTLYKDILDDTKGDYERILLALCGSEN; this is encoded by the exons ATGTCGTTTATCCGCGCTCTCCTGCAGCAGACGGTTTATCTGGGCATGCCCGATGACTCA gtgttgATGAACGAGGGGACAGTGAGGCCGGCACCAAACTTCAGTCCCAGCGCTGACGTCGCAGCTTTGGAGAAAGCCATCAACGTTAAAG GTGTGGACGAGAAGACCATCATTGATGTCCTGGTGAAGAGGAGTAACCAGCAGAGACAGCAGATCAAACAGGCTTATCAGCAGACCACCGGGAAG CCTCTGGACTCGGCGCTGAAGAGCGCTCTGAAGGGAGATCTGGAGGACGTGGTTCTGGCTCTGCTCAAAACCCCGGCCCAGTACGACGCTCAGCAGCTCAAACTGGCCAtgaag GGTCTGGGCACAGAGGAGGACACGCTCATCGAGGTTTTGGCCTCAAGGACCAACAGAGAGATTGAGGAGATCAAGAAAGTTTATAAAGAGG attacaagaaggagctggaggacgACATCAGGTCTGACACCGGGGGAGACTTCAGAGCTGCTCTGCTCGCTCTCTGcaag gctgtcAGGACTGAGGGCGTGGTCGAGCAGCTGGTCGACAGTGATGCTCGCGCTCTGTACGAGGCtggagagggaaggaagggcAAGGACTGCTCAGCCTTCATCGAGATCCTCACCACCAGGAGCGCTCCTCACCTCTGCAGAG tgtttgaaagaTATTCCAAGTACAGTAAAGTGGACGTGGCCAAAGCCATTGACATGGAGATGAAAGGAGACATCGAGAACTGTCTCACTGCTTTAG TGAAGTGTATTGGAAACAGACCTGCTTTCTTTGCCGAGAAGCTGAGCGTGGCCGTGAAG ggcaaaaaaaagaacatcctGACTCGTATCATGGTGAGCCGCTCTGAAATTGACCTGAAGCTGATCAAAGACGAGTACAAGAAGAACTACGGCAAAACTCTGTACAAGGACATTCTG gaCGACACCAAAGGAGACTATGAGAGGATTCTGCTCGCTCTCTGCGGCtctgaaaactaa
- the anxa1a gene encoding annexin A1a isoform X1 — translation MSFIRALLQQTVYLGMPDDSVLMNEGTVRPAPNFSPSADVAALEKAINVKGVDEKTIIDVLVKRSNQQRQQIKQAYQQTTGKPLDSALKSALKGDLEDVVLALLKTPAQYDAQQLKLAMKGLGTEEDTLIEVLASRTNREIEEIKKVYKEDYKKELEDDIRSDTGGDFRAALLALCKAVRTEGVVEQLVDSDARALYEAGEGRKGKDCSAFIEILTTRSAPHLCRVFERYSKYSKVDVAKAIDMEMKGDIENCLTALGKDTDIKLIDTSVHTFKLTHLNSGLSVKCIGNRPAFFAEKLSVAVKGKKKNILTRIMVSRSEIDLKLIKDEYKKNYGKTLYKDILDDTKGDYERILLALCGSEN, via the exons ATGTCGTTTATCCGCGCTCTCCTGCAGCAGACGGTTTATCTGGGCATGCCCGATGACTCA gtgttgATGAACGAGGGGACAGTGAGGCCGGCACCAAACTTCAGTCCCAGCGCTGACGTCGCAGCTTTGGAGAAAGCCATCAACGTTAAAG GTGTGGACGAGAAGACCATCATTGATGTCCTGGTGAAGAGGAGTAACCAGCAGAGACAGCAGATCAAACAGGCTTATCAGCAGACCACCGGGAAG CCTCTGGACTCGGCGCTGAAGAGCGCTCTGAAGGGAGATCTGGAGGACGTGGTTCTGGCTCTGCTCAAAACCCCGGCCCAGTACGACGCTCAGCAGCTCAAACTGGCCAtgaag GGTCTGGGCACAGAGGAGGACACGCTCATCGAGGTTTTGGCCTCAAGGACCAACAGAGAGATTGAGGAGATCAAGAAAGTTTATAAAGAGG attacaagaaggagctggaggacgACATCAGGTCTGACACCGGGGGAGACTTCAGAGCTGCTCTGCTCGCTCTCTGcaag gctgtcAGGACTGAGGGCGTGGTCGAGCAGCTGGTCGACAGTGATGCTCGCGCTCTGTACGAGGCtggagagggaaggaagggcAAGGACTGCTCAGCCTTCATCGAGATCCTCACCACCAGGAGCGCTCCTCACCTCTGCAGAG tgtttgaaagaTATTCCAAGTACAGTAAAGTGGACGTGGCCAAAGCCATTGACATGGAGATGAAAGGAGACATCGAGAACTGTCTCACTGCTTTAGGTAAAGACACAGACATCAAACTCATCGACACGTCTgtgcacacatttaaactcacaCATTTAAACTCTGGTCTTTCAGTGAAGTGTATTGGAAACAGACCTGCTTTCTTTGCCGAGAAGCTGAGCGTGGCCGTGAAG ggcaaaaaaaagaacatcctGACTCGTATCATGGTGAGCCGCTCTGAAATTGACCTGAAGCTGATCAAAGACGAGTACAAGAAGAACTACGGCAAAACTCTGTACAAGGACATTCTG gaCGACACCAAAGGAGACTATGAGAGGATTCTGCTCGCTCTCTGCGGCtctgaaaactaa